CTGGAGTTTTTCCTCAAGCCGTTTACGTTCCATTACAGATTGCGCCACAAAAATCACCCCTTGAATGTTGCCTTTGTCATCATGCATTACGGAACTCGAAAAAATTACAGGGATTCTTTCTCCGCTTTTTGATAAAAACACCTCTTCTGTATTCCTTACATATTCCTCTTTAATTAAATCTTCCAGTCCGGTCCGCGAAGCCATAAAATCTTCTTCCGCGAAAATAACTTCAACCGGCTTCCCTATAAGTTCTTTTTCTTCAAATCCCAAAAGCTCGCACGCCGATCCGTTAACAGTCTTAATATATCCTTCTGTTGATATAACAAAAAGGGCCTCGTACATATAATGGATAATATTATTGACATACTCCTTGGCCTGGATAATTTCATTCCTTGATTTCTGCAAGGCCGTTATCATATTATTAAACGTTAACCCGAGTTCGCCTATTTCATCTCCGGACATAACGTTAACCCTATGGGTCAGATCACCGCTGCCTGCTATCTTTGCGGCCTTAATCAGGTCATAAATCGGGTTTGTCACTATTGTCACTAAACCATATATACCTACCCCTCCCAACACTAAAACCGCGATAATTATCCCCAGAATCAGCCTGACTATATTGCTGACTGCTTTTTTAATCGGCTCCTCTGAAATTCCAAGACGCACAACACCTGTTTCACCTTCTAAAACCGGGACAACAATATCAAGGATGCTTTTCCCGTTAATAATAAGTGATTTTACATCATGGTTTTTCGATTTAGTAATATTATTGGCATTTTTCAGCTCAACCGGAAAACCTTTTTCAAAAGTATGGGCCAAAACCTGGTTTTGCGAATCCAGGATAAATATATACTCTATATCCTGTTTAGAGTTTTTATATTCATTGATAAACAGCTGGAGCTCTTCAGTCCGGCTTGCCAATACGGGATTGATGCTTTCCGTGGCCAGGTTTTTAGCTATCAGAATACCTCTTTCCCGGACCTCCGATAACAGTCTCTGTGATATTGTTGTCTGTATTAAACACAATACAGCCAGTCCCATTATTACGACTAAACATATCGTCCCCAGTAAAAATTTGTATCTCAGGTTTAAATTTCTTATAATGTCCTTTAACATAATTTTATTCCATAATCCATTCTTTTAACTTGCGGATAGAATCATAAGCACTGTTTTCCACAGAAACGAATTTGTCTATTTTCATATTGCCGAGTATCTCTCTTCCCTTCTCGTCGGTATGTATTTCCAGCAATATTTGTTTTAATTTTTTCTTGATTTCAGGGTCAAAATTCGGGCGGACCACGACAGGCGGCATGCCGTAAGGAGGGGATTTCTCAATGATACTGGTTTTAGCGGTAAGTTCGGGATTGGTTTGATTAAGATATTCCCAGATGACGCTCGACACAGCCGCTCCATCCACGATTTTCTGCGCGACCATTTTTATGGAATTGTCATGCGCGTATGTATATATATTTTTCTTAAAATAAAAATCAGGCTTTTCGCCCATGTTTGTCAGCATGCTGTGGGGTACTAATTTGCCGGAGTTAGACATTAAGTCGACAAAAGCGAAAGTTTTCCCCTGCAGCTGTTTAAAATTTTTTATTTTGCCGTCAACGGAAACAATAATATACGAATATTCATTTGTTTTGCCGTTAATCTCAGGGATTGCGAGAAGCTGGATTTTATTGTCATCGTACCCGTCCACATAAGCTTTACTTGATAAAAAAGCCACATCAATTTCATCCAGACCCATCAGCCTGTTTATTTCTGCATAGCTTTCTTTAACCAAAATTTTAACCGGTTTATCTAATTTTTTTCCTATATAATCAATCAGCGGTTTATAATAAGCGAATTCCTCTTTTTGTGTAATAGTGTTTCCGATCGCTATCCACAGAGGTTTTTCTTTAGCCACTTCAAGTTTTATCTCTTCGGTTTTTTCAAGACTGATTACTTTGGACTTTTTAAAATTATTACAATTTACAACAAAAAATATAAGACAAATAGATTGTAGAACAA
Above is a genomic segment from bacterium containing:
- the phnD gene encoding phosphate/phosphite/phosphonate ABC transporter substrate-binding protein encodes the protein MLRKLVVLQSICLIFFVVNCNNFKKSKVISLEKTEEIKLEVAKEKPLWIAIGNTITQKEEFAYYKPLIDYIGKKLDKPVKILVKESYAEINRLMGLDEIDVAFLSSKAYVDGYDDNKIQLLAIPEINGKTNEYSYIIVSVDGKIKNFKQLQGKTFAFVDLMSNSGKLVPHSMLTNMGEKPDFYFKKNIYTYAHDNSIKMVAQKIVDGAAVSSVIWEYLNQTNPELTAKTSIIEKSPPYGMPPVVVRPNFDPEIKKKLKQILLEIHTDEKGREILGNMKIDKFVSVENSAYDSIRKLKEWIME
- a CDS encoding HD domain-containing phosphohydrolase, giving the protein MLKDIIRNLNLRYKFLLGTICLVVIMGLAVLCLIQTTISQRLLSEVRERGILIAKNLATESINPVLASRTEELQLFINEYKNSKQDIEYIFILDSQNQVLAHTFEKGFPVELKNANNITKSKNHDVKSLIINGKSILDIVVPVLEGETGVVRLGISEEPIKKAVSNIVRLILGIIIAVLVLGGVGIYGLVTIVTNPIYDLIKAAKIAGSGDLTHRVNVMSGDEIGELGLTFNNMITALQKSRNEIIQAKEYVNNIIHYMYEALFVISTEGYIKTVNGSACELLGFEEKELIGKPVEVIFAEEDFMASRTGLEDLIKEEYVRNTEEVFLSKSGERIPVIFSSSVMHDDKGNIQGVIFVAQSVMERKRLEEKLQHTLMTLRKAMKGAIQAMALTVERRDPFTAGHQQRVADLARGIAKEMGLVEDRIDGLRMCAVVHDLGKLFIPSDILTKTSKLTEDEYNIIKTHPRAGYEILREIEFPWPIAEIELQHHERINGSGYPNGLLGKDILLEAKILAVSDVVEAMVFNRSYRTAFSVDEALQEITRNKGKLYDPDAVDACVKLFTEKEFKFKENTPTEELTE